The Cellulomonas wangleii genome includes a region encoding these proteins:
- a CDS encoding TIGR03557 family F420-dependent LLM class oxidoreductase has translation MLEQFHPREAVELSAYAEQHGFSGVMAADHFQPWVPAQGQSSFVWNVLTAVGERTTGDMGPGVTAPTFRWHPAMVAQASATLAAMYPGRHWLGLGSGEALNEHVVAGYWPEAPERINRMFEAIDIIKKLFAASLAGKDVKHAGPFYKLESTRLWTMPEVAPEILVATAGPVTAKRTGKHADGIITVGAPLEKISGLFGKFAEGAREAGKDPDAMPKVLQLHMSWAETDEQALANAMHEWPNGGMKFPKADIRSPFDLEQMAKLVRPEDFAGRMVISADPDVHRAEIQKYVDLGFDRIYLHNVGRNQREWIEVFGRDVLPKLSR, from the coding sequence ATGCTGGAGCAGTTCCACCCGCGTGAGGCGGTGGAGCTGTCCGCGTACGCCGAGCAGCACGGGTTCTCCGGCGTCATGGCCGCCGACCACTTCCAGCCGTGGGTGCCCGCGCAGGGGCAGTCCTCGTTCGTCTGGAACGTGCTCACGGCCGTCGGGGAGCGCACGACGGGGGACATGGGCCCCGGCGTGACGGCGCCGACGTTCCGCTGGCACCCCGCGATGGTCGCGCAGGCGTCGGCGACGCTCGCCGCGATGTACCCCGGCCGGCACTGGCTGGGTCTGGGCTCCGGCGAGGCGCTGAACGAGCACGTCGTGGCGGGCTACTGGCCCGAGGCGCCCGAGCGCATCAACCGGATGTTCGAGGCGATCGACATCATCAAGAAGCTCTTCGCGGCCTCGCTGGCGGGCAAGGACGTCAAGCACGCCGGTCCGTTCTACAAGCTCGAGTCGACGCGCCTGTGGACCATGCCCGAGGTCGCCCCGGAGATCCTCGTCGCCACCGCCGGCCCGGTCACCGCCAAGCGCACCGGGAAGCACGCGGACGGGATCATCACCGTCGGTGCGCCGCTGGAGAAGATCAGCGGCCTGTTCGGCAAGTTCGCCGAGGGCGCTCGCGAGGCGGGCAAGGACCCGGACGCGATGCCGAAGGTCCTCCAGCTCCACATGTCGTGGGCCGAGACGGACGAGCAGGCGCTCGCCAACGCGATGCACGAGTGGCCCAACGGCGGCATGAAGTTCCCCAAGGCCGACATCCGCTCCCCGTTCGACCTCGAGCAGATGGCCAAGCTGGTGCGTCCCGAGGACTTCGCCGGCCGCATGGTGATCTCCGCCGACCCCGACGTGCACCGCGCCGAGATCCAGAAGTACGTGGACCTCGGGTTCGACCGCATCTACCTGCACAACGTCGGCCGCAACCAGCGCGAGTGGATCGAGGTCTTCGGTCGCGACGTGCTGCCGAAGCTGTCGCGGTGA
- a CDS encoding class I SAM-dependent methyltransferase — translation MTPPTPTDDASTDGSVADLRAWDRSARAYAATVGGPDDSFWRRFEPFLDRWLPTGRPHVLDLGCGHGWLAGLLAERGAHVVGVDGSAELVARARTDHPTLRFEVADLTAGVPNGATGPFDAVVSHMVLMDVPVLDRLLADVASLLTDDGVLIATLLHPAFFHQQPVYDDERHRRVTGYLEHEERWIDTFGGHRHYHRPLTWYVQQLRAAGLVLVDLDEPPSLPARRVPEHGWTDDERWFATIPTMLSLAARRG, via the coding sequence ATGACGCCACCGACGCCGACCGACGACGCGTCGACGGACGGCTCGGTCGCCGACCTCCGGGCGTGGGACCGGTCGGCGCGCGCCTACGCCGCCACCGTGGGCGGCCCCGACGACTCGTTCTGGCGGCGGTTCGAACCGTTCCTGGACCGCTGGCTGCCGACCGGCCGACCGCACGTGCTCGACCTCGGCTGCGGACACGGGTGGCTCGCCGGGCTGCTCGCCGAGCGCGGGGCGCACGTCGTCGGCGTGGACGGCAGCGCCGAGCTCGTGGCACGGGCGCGGACCGACCACCCGACGCTGAGGTTCGAGGTCGCCGACCTCACCGCGGGCGTCCCGAACGGGGCAACCGGCCCCTTCGACGCCGTGGTGAGCCACATGGTCCTCATGGACGTGCCGGTCCTCGACCGCCTGCTGGCCGACGTCGCCTCGCTCCTGACGGACGACGGGGTGCTGATCGCCACCCTCCTGCACCCCGCGTTCTTCCACCAGCAGCCCGTGTACGACGACGAGCGGCACCGGCGCGTCACGGGCTACCTGGAGCACGAGGAGCGGTGGATCGACACGTTCGGCGGCCACCGCCACTACCACCGGCCGCTCACCTGGTACGTCCAGCAGCTCCGTGCCGCCGGCCTGGTTCTCGTCGACCTGGACGAGCCGCCGTCGCTCCCCGCCCGCCGTGTCCCCGAGCACGGGTGGACCGACGACGAGCGCTGGTTCGCGACCATCCCCACCATGCTGTCGCTCGCCGCCCGCCGCGGCTGA
- a CDS encoding EamA family transporter: protein MQGSGTRSIGIVTGLVAALAFATSGPVVKPLLAAGWSPGAAIVVRLTVGALLLAGPALWALRGRWVALRADWATVVGLGLLGVAGASTLYFLAVDRLPVAVALLVEYTGPLLLVLWSWVRTRRAPAPATLAGAALAMGGLVLVLDLTGTLRLDPLGLLFAAGAAVGNAAYFALTARPVTLPPVSLAGAAMAVGAAVVGLLAAVGVLPVEAPDVRVEVLGTRMHWAVPLLVVAAVPTAFAYGVSAVSVRLLGERLASFLALSEVLLAVLLAWVLLGEQPLVVQGLGAVLVVAGVALVRAGADRDVRRGAAPPPAVDVQATSGPG, encoded by the coding sequence GTGCAGGGCTCCGGCACGCGCAGCATCGGGATCGTCACGGGGCTCGTCGCCGCCCTCGCGTTCGCCACCAGCGGGCCGGTGGTCAAGCCGCTGCTGGCGGCGGGCTGGAGCCCCGGAGCCGCCATCGTCGTCCGGCTCACCGTGGGCGCGCTGCTCCTGGCCGGCCCGGCGCTGTGGGCGCTACGGGGTCGCTGGGTCGCGCTGCGTGCCGACTGGGCCACCGTCGTCGGGCTCGGCCTGCTGGGCGTCGCCGGGGCGTCGACGCTGTACTTCCTCGCGGTCGACCGGCTGCCGGTCGCGGTCGCGCTGCTCGTCGAGTACACCGGCCCGCTGCTCCTGGTGCTCTGGTCGTGGGTGCGCACGCGGCGCGCACCCGCCCCGGCGACCCTGGCGGGTGCCGCACTGGCCATGGGCGGGCTCGTCCTCGTGCTCGACCTCACCGGCACCCTGCGGCTCGATCCGCTCGGCCTGCTGTTCGCCGCCGGGGCGGCGGTCGGCAACGCCGCGTACTTCGCCCTCACCGCGCGACCCGTCACGCTGCCGCCCGTGAGCCTGGCGGGGGCCGCGATGGCCGTGGGCGCGGCCGTCGTGGGGCTGCTGGCGGCCGTCGGCGTGCTGCCGGTCGAGGCGCCCGACGTCCGCGTCGAGGTGCTGGGGACCCGGATGCACTGGGCGGTCCCGCTGCTCGTGGTGGCCGCGGTGCCCACGGCGTTCGCGTACGGGGTGTCGGCCGTGTCGGTGCGGTTGCTGGGGGAGCGGCTCGCGTCGTTCCTCGCGCTGTCGGAGGTGCTGCTGGCCGTGCTGCTGGCCTGGGTGCTGCTGGGCGAGCAGCCGCTGGTCGTGCAGGGGCTCGGTGCGGTCCTGGTGGTCGCCGGTGTCGCGCTGGTGCGCGCCGGGGCGGACCGTGACGTGCGGCGGGGCGCGGCCCCGCCGCCGGCCGTCGACGTGCAGGCGACGTCCGGGCCCGGCTGA
- a CDS encoding class F sortase — protein MTGRTGAIAWAVALVLTTAACSSAPAAAPKAPDPATPATAPAVTAVPATAPARTAGPVRMAASAPVRLQIPAIGVDSELMRLGLQDDGTLEVPPAGFPAGWYDGAPTPGELGPAVIAGHVDWASGPGVFYELANLAAGDEIRVTRTDGTVPVFQVTAVEEHPKDHFPTDAVYGDIDHAGLRLITCGGEWDRAVRHYEANVVVFAELVRPG, from the coding sequence GTGACGGGACGGACGGGTGCGATCGCCTGGGCGGTCGCACTCGTCCTGACGACCGCCGCGTGCAGCTCCGCGCCGGCCGCGGCGCCGAAGGCCCCTGACCCGGCCACCCCCGCGACGGCCCCGGCGGTCACCGCGGTGCCCGCGACGGCTCCGGCCCGGACGGCCGGGCCGGTCAGGATGGCGGCCTCCGCCCCCGTGCGCCTGCAGATCCCCGCGATCGGCGTCGACTCCGAGCTGATGAGGCTGGGCCTGCAGGACGACGGCACCCTGGAGGTTCCCCCGGCAGGCTTCCCCGCCGGGTGGTACGACGGCGCGCCGACACCCGGTGAGCTCGGGCCCGCGGTCATCGCCGGCCATGTCGACTGGGCCTCCGGCCCCGGGGTGTTCTACGAGCTCGCGAACCTCGCCGCGGGGGACGAGATCCGGGTCACCCGCACGGACGGAACGGTCCCGGTGTTCCAGGTCACGGCTGTCGAGGAGCACCCGAAGGACCATTTCCCGACGGACGCGGTCTACGGCGACATCGACCACGCCGGGCTCCGCCTCATCACCTGCGGCGGCGAGTGGGACCGGGCCGTCCGGCACTACGAGGCGAACGTGGTCGTCTTCGCGGAGCTGGTCCGACCCGGCTGA
- a CDS encoding DUF418 domain-containing protein, with protein MTTPPPAVLPHAAPVTLPPPPRPRVGPVPVASRAVAPDVARGLALLGIAIANAVVHLAGGAVGLGLRPVDSSTLDRTVDGVVSLLVDRRTMPMFALLYGYGIGVVVRRRAAAWVPWPACRADLLRRAALLVAFGVAHVLLLFEGDILGAYGLTGLLAVAFVRASDRALLVTSATVLVASGVVGGAMNGAIVLQEVFLGEPFVIPVEESPLAALATRALSGLFGAPLGAFIALPLVLLGMWGARRSVLERPADHVRLLRRTAVVGLAVSVVGAVPFATAVARLRDPSTGDAIGSAILHEVTGAAGGVAFAALVGWVVAARGTTTAMLGPVGRALRAVGTRSLTCYLLQSVLFVLPLAAWAGGLGRDMGSAQVVAWAVGVWLVTVAVAVALEAAGRRGPAEWLYRRLVYGRSTASPSAAVTDGQPAPEARPLSG; from the coding sequence ATGACGACGCCGCCTCCCGCCGTGCTGCCCCACGCCGCACCGGTGACGCTCCCGCCGCCGCCCCGCCCCCGTGTCGGGCCCGTCCCGGTCGCGAGCCGGGCCGTCGCCCCCGACGTCGCGCGCGGGCTCGCGCTGCTGGGCATCGCGATCGCCAACGCCGTGGTGCACCTCGCAGGCGGTGCCGTGGGCCTGGGCCTGCGGCCCGTCGACTCCTCGACGCTGGACCGCACCGTCGACGGCGTGGTGTCGCTCCTCGTCGACCGGCGCACGATGCCGATGTTCGCGCTGCTGTACGGCTACGGCATCGGTGTCGTCGTGCGCCGCCGGGCGGCCGCGTGGGTGCCGTGGCCCGCGTGCCGCGCGGACCTGCTGCGCCGCGCCGCGCTGCTCGTCGCCTTCGGCGTGGCGCACGTCCTGCTGCTGTTCGAGGGCGACATCCTCGGCGCCTACGGGCTGACCGGCCTGCTGGCGGTGGCGTTCGTCCGGGCGTCCGACCGCGCGCTGCTCGTCACGTCCGCGACCGTGCTGGTCGCCTCCGGGGTCGTCGGTGGCGCGATGAACGGCGCGATCGTGCTCCAGGAGGTCTTCCTGGGCGAGCCGTTCGTCATCCCCGTCGAGGAGTCGCCCCTGGCGGCGCTGGCGACGCGGGCACTCAGCGGACTGTTCGGCGCACCGTTGGGCGCCTTCATCGCGCTGCCGCTCGTGCTCCTGGGCATGTGGGGTGCGCGTCGCTCGGTCCTCGAGCGTCCGGCCGACCACGTCCGGCTGCTGCGCCGCACGGCGGTCGTGGGGCTGGCCGTCAGCGTGGTCGGTGCCGTGCCGTTCGCCACGGCGGTCGCGCGGCTGCGCGACCCGTCCACGGGCGACGCGATCGGGTCGGCGATCCTGCACGAGGTCACCGGCGCCGCCGGTGGCGTCGCGTTCGCCGCGCTGGTGGGCTGGGTCGTCGCCGCCCGCGGCACGACGACCGCCATGCTCGGGCCCGTCGGCCGCGCGCTGCGGGCCGTCGGCACCCGGTCGCTGACGTGCTACCTGCTGCAGTCGGTGCTCTTCGTGCTCCCGCTCGCCGCGTGGGCCGGAGGGCTCGGACGGGACATGGGCTCGGCGCAGGTGGTCGCGTGGGCCGTCGGCGTGTGGCTCGTCACCGTCGCGGTCGCGGTCGCTCTCGAGGCCGCGGGGCGGCGCGGGCCGGCGGAGTGGCTGTACCGCAGGCTCGTGTACGGCCGGAGCACGGCGTCCCCGAGCGCGGCGGTCACGGACGGGCAGCCGGCCCCCGAGGCCCGGCCCCTGTCCGGATGA
- a CDS encoding PQQ-dependent sugar dehydrogenase encodes MTRTRPALVLVLVAALAVTLAPAATAAPVAPHAVATDTTAPTPPSGLRTSELSCTAVRLTWSASSDDVGVVAYDVYHDGQHMTTVAGTTTQALLTLVPGVTWGLYVNARDAAGNVSQASGTLDLRVPACQVDTTAPTAPSGVAVRATGTTVTVTWQAATDAVGVTAYDILRNGSVVGSTSGSVLTFVDSGLRERYTYAYRVRARDQAGNRSPNSDAVRVTTGGTCTDAICSVTQVATERDLPWGLVELPDGSVLYGRRDTFQVVRLDPATGATRVVGTVPGVAGTDGEGGLLGLEVADDFTTSPWLYVMHTTTTDNRVVRIRYSDGALSGTPQVLVSGIPRNKYHNGGRLRFGPDGMLYVATGDGQNPQWAQDTSNLAGKVLRIAPDGSVPADNPFGNAVWSYGHRNPQGLAFDAQGRLWQQEFGNSVMDETNVVVRGGNYGWPQCEGTSGDCSGPGLVAPRLTLPVASASCSGLAVTGNSLWIACLRGTRLYRATITADGQLTDLRTLLSGTYGRLRTVEPSADGSLWLTTSTRGDKDSVANNSNERILRVRPGG; translated from the coding sequence ATGACTCGCACCCGTCCTGCCCTCGTCCTGGTCCTGGTGGCGGCGCTGGCCGTGACCCTCGCACCCGCGGCGACGGCCGCCCCCGTGGCCCCGCACGCGGTGGCCACCGACACCACCGCCCCGACACCACCGTCCGGCCTGCGGACCAGCGAGCTGAGCTGCACCGCCGTGCGGCTCACGTGGTCCGCGTCGAGCGACGACGTGGGCGTCGTGGCGTACGACGTCTACCACGACGGGCAGCACATGACGACCGTCGCGGGCACCACCACGCAGGCGCTCCTCACCCTCGTGCCCGGCGTCACCTGGGGCCTGTACGTCAACGCCCGGGACGCCGCGGGCAACGTGTCGCAGGCGAGCGGCACGCTCGACCTGCGCGTGCCGGCGTGCCAGGTCGACACCACCGCGCCGACCGCGCCGTCGGGCGTCGCCGTGCGGGCCACGGGCACCACGGTCACGGTCACGTGGCAGGCCGCGACCGACGCCGTCGGCGTCACCGCCTACGACATCCTGCGCAACGGCTCCGTGGTCGGCAGCACCTCCGGCTCGGTCCTCACGTTCGTCGACTCGGGGCTGCGCGAGCGCTACACCTACGCGTACCGCGTCCGGGCGCGCGACCAGGCCGGCAACCGGTCCCCCAACTCCGACGCCGTGCGCGTCACCACGGGCGGCACCTGCACGGACGCCATCTGCTCCGTCACCCAGGTGGCCACCGAGCGAGACCTGCCGTGGGGGCTGGTCGAGCTGCCGGACGGCTCGGTGCTCTACGGGCGGCGCGACACGTTCCAGGTGGTGCGGCTGGACCCCGCGACGGGCGCGACCCGCGTCGTCGGCACGGTGCCCGGGGTCGCCGGCACGGACGGTGAGGGCGGGCTGCTGGGCCTGGAGGTCGCCGACGACTTCACGACGTCGCCCTGGCTGTACGTCATGCACACCACGACCACCGACAACCGGGTCGTGCGCATCCGCTACTCCGACGGCGCGCTGTCCGGTACGCCGCAGGTGCTGGTCAGCGGCATCCCGCGCAACAAGTACCACAACGGCGGGCGGCTGCGGTTCGGGCCCGACGGCATGCTCTACGTCGCGACCGGCGACGGGCAGAACCCGCAGTGGGCGCAGGACACGTCGAACCTGGCGGGCAAGGTGCTGCGGATCGCACCCGACGGGTCGGTCCCCGCCGACAACCCGTTCGGCAACGCGGTGTGGAGCTACGGGCACCGCAACCCGCAGGGCCTGGCGTTCGACGCCCAGGGCCGGCTGTGGCAGCAGGAGTTCGGCAACTCCGTGATGGACGAGACCAACGTGGTGGTCCGCGGCGGCAACTACGGGTGGCCGCAGTGCGAGGGCACCAGCGGCGACTGCTCCGGTCCCGGGCTCGTCGCGCCGCGCCTCACCCTGCCCGTGGCGTCCGCGTCGTGCAGCGGTCTGGCCGTGACGGGGAACTCGCTGTGGATCGCGTGCCTGCGCGGCACCCGCCTGTACCGCGCGACGATCACGGCGGACGGGCAGCTCACGGACCTGCGGACCCTGCTGTCGGGGACCTACGGCCGGCTGCGCACGGTCGAGCCGTCGGCCGACGGCTCGCTGTGGCTGACGACGAGCACGCGCGGTGACAAGGACTCCGTCGCGAACAACAGCAACGAGCGGATCCTGCGGGTCCGGCCCGGCGGATGA
- a CDS encoding DUF3105 domain-containing protein has translation MSTSSQREERAARLAQIQAAQRRSSRRQTAIVLGVIGTLVTGLIAATAVVLVGESRRTSQLEAQAGQEIEGVETFDGLSFDHVTTEVDYPQTPPVGGEHNAVWQNCGVYDAPVVDEHAVHSLEHGAVWLTHSPDLPADQVAALHALADGRPYVMVSPYEGQPSPVVATAWGVQLQLDDAEDERLPVFVRKYLLNPELPEAGALCSNGVGSPA, from the coding sequence ATGAGCACGTCCTCCCAGCGCGAGGAGCGGGCCGCACGGCTCGCGCAGATCCAGGCGGCGCAGCGCCGCTCCTCCCGTCGGCAGACCGCGATCGTCCTCGGCGTCATCGGCACGCTCGTCACGGGGCTGATCGCGGCGACCGCGGTCGTGCTGGTGGGCGAGTCCCGCCGGACCTCGCAGCTCGAGGCCCAGGCGGGACAGGAGATCGAGGGCGTCGAGACGTTCGACGGCCTGTCGTTCGACCACGTGACGACCGAGGTCGACTACCCGCAGACGCCCCCGGTGGGCGGTGAGCACAACGCCGTGTGGCAGAACTGCGGCGTGTACGACGCCCCGGTGGTCGACGAGCACGCCGTGCACTCCCTCGAGCACGGCGCCGTCTGGCTCACGCACTCCCCCGACCTGCCGGCCGACCAGGTCGCGGCGCTGCACGCGCTCGCCGACGGCCGCCCCTACGTGATGGTCTCCCCGTACGAGGGCCAGCCGTCACCCGTCGTCGCGACCGCGTGGGGCGTCCAGCTCCAGCTCGACGACGCCGAGGACGAGCGGCTGCCGGTCTTCGTCCGCAAGTACCTGCTGAACCCCGAGCTGCCCGAGGCCGGTGCGCTGTGCAGCAACGGCGTGGGGTCGCCCGCGTGA
- a CDS encoding ice-binding family protein: MKATTRGHTHAHPRTAALAAVAATVAVVVALASNAQAAAVPVPLATAGSFAILAGSGITNTGPTTVAGEIGTFPTPAISGAGSITQTGATHAADEVAERAKSDLVTAYDDAAGQGPVLAAPVELGGLTLTSGVYSSGGELGITGTLTLDGEGDPNAVFVFQTPSTLITATDSAVELIGGAQACNVYWQVGSSATLGVRSAFTGTILALTSITLTTGATVDGRVLARNGAVTLDSNTITRPLCTSPSPSASPSTSTSASPTPGATPGPSTAPVPGGDQTTAPDAGSGDGPDAGSGDDPGAGSGDGPGAGSGEDAASSPQVGRVPIGGVATGDGSSIDAGSTGNALHGAALLGGAVVAGAAGLRARRRLPAA; encoded by the coding sequence ATGAAGGCGACAACCCGTGGGCATACCCACGCACACCCCCGCACAGCGGCACTGGCAGCGGTCGCCGCGACCGTCGCTGTCGTCGTCGCCCTGGCGTCGAACGCCCAGGCCGCGGCCGTCCCGGTGCCGCTCGCCACGGCCGGGAGCTTCGCGATCCTCGCCGGTTCCGGCATCACGAACACCGGACCCACCACGGTTGCGGGTGAAATCGGCACGTTCCCCACGCCGGCCATCTCCGGGGCGGGCTCGATCACGCAGACCGGGGCGACCCACGCCGCGGACGAGGTCGCGGAGCGGGCCAAGAGTGACCTCGTGACCGCGTACGACGACGCCGCGGGGCAGGGTCCCGTGCTCGCGGCACCCGTCGAGCTCGGTGGGCTGACGCTGACGTCGGGGGTGTACTCCTCGGGCGGCGAGCTGGGGATCACGGGCACCCTGACGCTGGACGGCGAGGGCGACCCGAACGCGGTGTTCGTCTTCCAGACGCCGTCGACGCTGATCACCGCGACGGACAGCGCGGTCGAGCTGATCGGTGGCGCCCAGGCCTGCAACGTCTACTGGCAGGTGGGCAGCTCTGCGACGCTCGGCGTCCGGAGCGCTTTCACCGGCACGATCCTGGCGCTGACCTCCATCACGCTCACCACCGGGGCGACGGTCGACGGCCGGGTCCTCGCCCGCAACGGCGCGGTCACGCTGGACTCCAACACCATCACCCGTCCGCTGTGCACGTCGCCGAGCCCGAGCGCCTCGCCGAGCACGAGCACGAGCGCCTCTCCGACGCCCGGTGCGACACCCGGCCCGAGCACCGCCCCCGTCCCGGGTGGCGACCAGACCACCGCTCCCGACGCAGGTTCCGGCGACGGCCCCGACGCGGGATCGGGCGACGACCCCGGCGCGGGATCGGGCGACGGGCCCGGCGCGGGATCGGGTGAGGACGCAGCCTCCTCCCCGCAGGTCGGCCGTGTGCCGATCGGGGGTGTCGCGACCGGCGACGGCAGCAGCATCGACGCCGGGTCGACCGGGAACGCTCTCCACGGCGCCGCACTGCTCGGCGGTGCCGTCGTCGCCGGGGCGGCCGGACTGCGTGCCCGTCGTCGGCTGCCCGCCGCGTGA
- a CDS encoding nucleoside/nucleotide kinase family protein, with protein MSAVPARVRPTTPGALVAHVADLAAAVPGRCRVLLDGAAPLRPQDPADALVDALRAAGRPVVRVHADDFLRPASLRYEHGRQDPDAYLEDRLDVGALAREVLDPFAADGTYLPSLWDAVRDRATRAARRQAPPGAVLVVDGELLLGRWLDAELTVHLTVRPATLARRLGPQDAWMLPAFARYEQEVAPQDVADVVVRVDDPRHPALVVR; from the coding sequence GTGAGCGCCGTGCCCGCGCGGGTGCGGCCGACGACGCCCGGGGCGCTGGTCGCGCACGTGGCCGACCTCGCGGCCGCGGTCCCCGGTCGGTGCCGCGTGCTCCTCGACGGGGCCGCGCCGCTGCGCCCGCAGGACCCGGCCGACGCGCTCGTCGACGCGCTGCGGGCCGCGGGTCGGCCGGTCGTCCGCGTGCACGCCGACGACTTCCTGCGGCCCGCGTCGCTGCGGTACGAGCACGGCCGGCAGGACCCGGACGCGTACCTCGAGGACCGGCTGGACGTGGGCGCGCTCGCGCGCGAGGTGCTCGACCCGTTCGCCGCCGACGGCACGTACCTGCCCTCGTTGTGGGACGCGGTGCGGGACCGCGCCACCCGGGCGGCACGCCGGCAGGCGCCACCGGGGGCCGTGCTCGTCGTGGACGGCGAGCTGCTGCTCGGCAGGTGGCTCGACGCCGAGCTGACCGTCCACCTCACCGTGCGCCCGGCGACGCTGGCGCGGCGGCTGGGCCCGCAGGACGCCTGGATGCTGCCCGCGTTCGCGCGGTACGAGCAGGAGGTCGCCCCGCAGGACGTCGCGGACGTGGTGGTGCGGGTGGACGACCCGCGGCACCCGGCACTCGTCGTGCGCTGA
- a CDS encoding FHA domain-containing protein: MTGQVTLALHLPRGTTTVGRGPHSDRRLTDPIVSTTHARVVPVHPAWTVGELRDRFVDVDGVPARQGGRTVPGAQPGRTSSAKTTTFAS, encoded by the coding sequence GTGACCGGTCAGGTGACGCTCGCCTTGCACCTGCCGCGCGGCACGACGACCGTCGGGCGCGGGCCGCACAGCGACCGGCGGCTCACCGACCCGATCGTCTCCACGACGCACGCCCGCGTCGTGCCGGTGCACCCGGCGTGGACGGTGGGGGAGCTGCGGGACCGGTTCGTCGACGTCGACGGCGTGCCCGCGCGGCAGGGTGGTCGCACCGTCCCGGGCGCTCAGCCGGGTCGGACCAGCTCCGCGAAGACGACCACGTTCGCCTCGTAG
- a CDS encoding HhH-GPD-type base excision DNA repair protein — MADRLWMTGDAAADRLLDDDPFALLVGMLLDQQVPMETAFAGPAKIADRMAGWDVHRIAEADPDEFTALCATPPAVHRYPGSMAGRIQAVARAVVEEYDGDVTRIWTDGDPDGPTVLRRLKALPGFGDQKARIFLALLGKQRGVQPAGWREAAGAYGDDEFRSIADVRDAASLGRVRETKRAAKAAAKAAR, encoded by the coding sequence ATGGCCGACAGACTCTGGATGACGGGCGACGCCGCCGCCGACCGCCTGCTCGACGACGACCCGTTCGCGCTGCTCGTCGGGATGCTCCTCGACCAGCAGGTGCCCATGGAGACCGCGTTCGCCGGGCCGGCGAAGATCGCCGACCGGATGGCCGGCTGGGACGTGCACCGCATCGCCGAGGCGGACCCCGACGAGTTCACCGCGCTGTGCGCGACGCCGCCCGCGGTGCACCGGTACCCCGGGTCCATGGCGGGCCGCATCCAGGCCGTCGCGCGGGCCGTCGTGGAGGAGTACGACGGCGACGTGACGCGCATCTGGACCGACGGCGACCCCGACGGCCCGACGGTGCTGCGCCGCCTCAAGGCGCTGCCCGGCTTCGGTGACCAGAAGGCGCGGATCTTCCTCGCACTGCTGGGCAAGCAGCGCGGCGTGCAGCCCGCGGGGTGGCGCGAGGCCGCGGGTGCGTACGGCGACGACGAGTTCCGGTCGATCGCGGACGTCCGCGACGCCGCGTCGCTCGGGAGGGTCCGCGAGACCAAGCGCGCCGCCAAGGCCGCGGCGAAGGCCGCTCGCTGA
- a CDS encoding coenzyme F420-0:L-glutamate ligase, whose translation MSAGELRVWAPDGVPEVVPGDDLVALLVAALRADAVDEPGHALADGDVVVVTSKVVSKAEGRVVAADDREQAITDETLRVVATREHAGGVTRIVENRLGLVMAAAGVDASNTPEGTVLLLPADPDASARALRAGLVAAFGVRLGVLVTDTAGRPWRQGVTDLAIGAAGVDVLDDLRGQLDTFGRPLTMTVAAVADEIASAAELVKGKASGRPVAVVRGVGHVVTDDDGPGARVLVRTGPDDMFHQGSAEAYAQGWKDALERPGR comes from the coding sequence GTGAGCGCGGGCGAGCTGCGCGTCTGGGCGCCCGACGGCGTCCCGGAGGTCGTCCCGGGCGACGACCTCGTCGCGCTGCTCGTGGCGGCGCTGCGCGCCGACGCGGTCGACGAGCCCGGGCACGCGCTCGCCGACGGTGACGTCGTGGTGGTCACCAGCAAGGTCGTCTCCAAGGCGGAGGGGCGCGTGGTCGCCGCCGACGACCGCGAGCAGGCCATCACGGACGAGACCCTGCGGGTCGTGGCGACCCGCGAGCACGCCGGGGGCGTCACCCGGATCGTCGAGAACCGGCTCGGCCTGGTGATGGCCGCGGCGGGCGTCGACGCGTCGAACACGCCGGAGGGCACCGTGCTGCTGCTGCCGGCCGACCCCGACGCGTCGGCCCGGGCGCTGCGGGCCGGGCTGGTCGCGGCGTTCGGCGTGCGCCTCGGGGTGCTCGTCACCGACACGGCGGGTCGGCCCTGGCGGCAGGGCGTCACGGACCTCGCCATCGGTGCGGCGGGCGTCGACGTGCTCGACGACCTGCGCGGGCAGCTCGACACGTTCGGCCGGCCGCTGACCATGACCGTCGCGGCCGTCGCCGACGAGATCGCGAGCGCCGCCGAGCTCGTCAAGGGCAAGGCGTCGGGGCGGCCTGTTGCCGTCGTGCGCGGTGTCGGTCACGTCGTGACCGACGACGACGGGCCGGGTGCGCGCGTGCTGGTGCGCACCGGCCCGGACGACATGTTCCACCAGGGGTCGGCCGAGGCGTACGCCCAGGGGTGGAAGGACGCGCTCGAGCGGCCGGGACGATGA